In Acidicapsa ligni, a single window of DNA contains:
- a CDS encoding HAD-IA family hydrolase, producing MTKSSPATSAPAATTPVTVRCKGVLFDMDGILISSIGSVERSWTIWAISRNISPELAIHTAHGCRAIETIRKLRPDLDDEAELKYIEDIEVADKEGLAVLPGVVDLLAALPLARWTVVTSATERLARIRMEEGGLTVPERIITADSVTVGKPHPEPYLRGAEILGLPASDCVVFEDSASGTKAGRAAGCTVIGTTFSHSIAELSAAHFLVNDLTAIRVEVLPGDEGLALHFTPLAV from the coding sequence ATGACGAAATCTTCTCCGGCCACTTCTGCCCCAGCAGCCACCACTCCCGTAACAGTCCGTTGCAAAGGTGTGCTCTTCGATATGGACGGAATCCTGATCTCGTCGATTGGCTCAGTCGAGCGTAGCTGGACCATCTGGGCCATCTCCCGCAACATATCTCCAGAGCTCGCCATCCATACCGCGCACGGATGCCGCGCCATCGAGACCATTCGCAAGCTCCGCCCCGATCTTGATGATGAGGCCGAGCTGAAATACATAGAAGATATCGAAGTAGCTGATAAAGAAGGTCTTGCCGTCCTTCCCGGAGTCGTGGACCTGCTCGCGGCATTGCCCTTGGCGCGCTGGACCGTAGTCACCTCGGCAACTGAGCGTCTGGCCAGAATTCGCATGGAGGAGGGTGGGCTCACCGTACCCGAGCGAATCATCACCGCCGATTCCGTCACTGTAGGCAAGCCCCATCCGGAGCCTTACCTGCGCGGAGCCGAAATTCTCGGGCTACCCGCCTCCGACTGCGTTGTCTTTGAAGATTCCGCTTCCGGTACCAAAGCTGGCCGAGCCGCCGGTTGCACCGTGATTGGCACAACCTTCTCGCACTCGATTGCCGAACTCAGTGCAGCCCATTTTCTCGTCAACGATCTCACCGCGATCCGAGTAGAAGTCCTGCCCGGCGACGAAGGACTGGCGCTTCACTTCACGCCTCTAGCCGTCTAG